A segment of the Terribacillus aidingensis genome:
ATTACTTAGGATGCTGCACATTACGTCAGTTACTTTTGTGGAATCCTACCTATACTACATATTCTACAATTTAAAGGAAAGTAAGTACCAGACAGAAGATAAAAAGGTTGAGAAACTTCTAGGGTTTAGGAAAGTAGAAGATGAAGAAATACTTAAGAATATTATAAGAAGAGAGTTTATCCGGGATAATCAAGGAGAATTCAATGATTTAGTTAAAAAATATCATGATTTTAATCAAAAAAGAAATCGTTTTATACACGTTTCAGCCTTTCCGGACGAAAAGGATGCTTCTGAGTTAATGCACTTGTACACTACTGGTTATCATTACATCATCGAAGGCGTAAAAGATTGTATTGACTTAGTAAATACAATAGATACTAGATTGCCTACCAAATTGAAGGTATTACATTGGTGGAAATCAGTAAAACATCCAGACTTTGATAAAGAAGAAAAAGGCAATATGGTCGGTTCTGGTAATGTTATTTTAGGTAGAAAATTTTAGGATGTAAAGGAGAGAATACAGTGTCAAAAAACAAGGACTTTATTTACTGCATGATTATTATGACGCTTCTTTTAATAGGGGTATTTACCTTTTTCTATGGAGGAAGAGATGACATTGTTTCTCACATGGGATTCGGAGGTACAGTAGTTTCCATACTTTTAGCAGTTGTAGCAATCATATATTCATTTTATCAAAGTAGCACTTATGAGAATGCAAATGCAAAGTTAGATGCATCAGCAAGTCAAATTCAAGAAGCAGCTAATAATGTTTCCGTAGTTAAAGAAATACAACCTATGCTTAATGAATTTAAAGAAGAGGTAAGAGTATTAAAAGAGGGAATTTCCAACGTTAAAGAGATTACTGGTAGGGTAGATACTGGAATAATTGCATTGAAAGACGATATTTCAAAAAGTTTGATTTCAAACAGCAAAAGTGAAGATAAAAATCATAGTAGTAAACAAGTCCACGAAAGTTTCTTTCTGGATTTTCTCACTATATCAAGTCCGATACACACAATAACTACTCTAATTTGTTACAAGAGTTACATAAATAGATAAAAAGTGGATATTAAGAAAAGTATCATGTTTTCATATGAAACGGAACATACGGGCGAAAATAGCAAACTGATATCGGAAGGTCTAGCAGAAGAGTTTAGGTTACCAACTTTTGTTTCTATCACACTTCTTAATCAATTAGGGTTTCTATCTTTCGAGGAAAGTGATAGTAGAGATGAAATAAAAATAAACGATATTAGTCCTAGATTTGTGGATGCTATAGTTAAGTATATAGAGTTTATAAAAAATGATGCGAGTCCGGAAAACTCGAGGTTTAAATATGTTGTTGAAAGTTGGTTTTAGATAATAGGTTGCTTTACATAATTTAATGGGTTACCTTATAATTGCTATAACAAACGGATAGTCAGAACGTAATACCTATCAGAGAACAACATCCTCTCTCGTTGTAGCTAACTCGGTAGGGAATCATTGTCCTTAATAGGGTAAGGCGTTAAATGAACGGAATAAAGACAGCCTTATGCGGTTTCCTAAACCGTGTGTCGCAAGTTCGAATCTTGCCGGGGCCGTTTGAAATATAGTTTAAGCCACAGCCTAAAAGGGCTGTGGCTTTTTTAAAATTTATAAAGCAGGAAGGGACTTGCGATAACCATAATGATCAAGCAGATTACAGCTACCATTCCTTTTTTATTATTGGCTTTATAAAGCGAGTAGCCAAACAAACAAGTATAGCCAGTGACAAAGAGTACCATGAGCGTCATATAGAAAGTTTGCATCAATCCCGCACCTTCCTTAAATCCGATTCCCGCAATAACTTACCAAACTCCAGGCTTCTAACCTTAACATGCAACCTCACATTGGCATTCGGATAAATCTTGTTCGACCAGTCTGCCTTTTCATAGTCCTTGATCGTAAGGAACTTGTTTCTAATGTGCAGGGACCAGTAGAAGGGTTCCAGCTTATATTTCTCCTGTGTTTTCTTGATGAATTTTTCTCCTTCTTCTTGCAATTGTTTCTGCAGCGAATCATGCAGGATGTCCCTGTTTTTCGAATTGATCATATAATTTCGAGTGCTTGGTACTGCAAAGATATTCATATGCAGACTTACATACACATCGATATTTGTCTTGCCTGTAGGCTTGTAGTCAATCTTTACTTTTACTTTGTCCGCTTGTACACGAGCTGACAAATCGAAACCAGGACTTAATGGATCTGTGTAACTCGCTATAATATCTTGCTGGGGCAGCGTTGTATCCAGCATCAAGGAGAAGCGTGTCTCTTCCCCTGTCAATGTATCAATCATCTGGCCTTCCTTAAACACTGCTGATCCAATGAACTGGGTAGCGTTTCCTCCTTTTATGTTTGCTTCACCAGCTTTGTAATTGTCTTCTGCACCGTACTCTTCTTTAGGATCTTTTTTCGTAGTAGCAAATGGTGCAATAAAGAGATCTGCATCGCCTTCGGTAATCTGGAAGAACCGGACCAATGGTGCATCTGGAATAACGCCTGTTTCTTTGGCACGATCAAGCATATATTGAAAATACTTGTGCGGGCGGGACTCCAGTTTTGGTTTAGTAGTTCTTATAAATTTCTCAGCCTTCTCCTTACTGATAACCAACTGTGCATTAAGTTTCAAATCAATAATGCTTGGTGCCGTTTGCATCAAATGGATAAACTTTTTGGAACGAGCCAGTTTTTCGGAAACAATTACAACACGCACTTGATCCAGCGAAATTTCTTTTGCAACCGATACATTGGCAGTATTCGTAGCAGAAAGAAAGTCGGTACCTAAAACACTGACTACCTCTTGGGGTGGCTCTGGGGTAGAAGGACCTGAAACAGTACTGCCTACTTCAGGGTTGGCAATTTCAAATGTGAAACGGAATACATCTTCACTCTCTGTCTTATCAACCCCAATACTGATGACGTATGCCTGTTCTTCTAATTCTTTACGGTCAAAGCAGCCACTCAAAAGGACAGCCGTCTGTATAAGCAGCATCAATATGAGTAATTTCTTCATGTTTTTCTATCCTTCCAGTAAGATGCTGCCCATAACAGAAAAGGAAAAAGGAAGAAGAGGGGCGTCATAATTTGCAGACTTTTTTCTCTGAAAAACATCTCATTTACAACAAAACTAGGCGGAATTAGTGAAAGTATCATGGCAATGAATCCGATAGGCAGCAGCAATCCTTCAAACCGTTTAATTTCAAAGATTGCTCCAAAAATCCAGCATATCAAATAAAGGAAGATTATAAATCGCAAGAAGTTTGAGAACATCCAGCCGACCATAAAAAGCGTGCTGATATTCGTGAAGAAATGTCCAAGAGCTACGATTTCCGTCGCTTCTTGATAGAGAAAAGCAATATTATTGATTGAGTTATAATCAAACAGCATCGTATACACGGCATAAAAGGAGACGATGAGCATAAAAGAAAGACTTCCTCCTAAATAAATACCGCTGTGAAAGTATTTTGTTTGGTGAAAGGACTGATACGCAATCGTTATTAAAAATATCTCTAAAAAGGCAGCTGATTTGGAGATACCCTCGAAAATAACAGTACCTACTCCTCCTCCGAATAGAGGGAAAATGCGTACCAGTACAGCTTCTTTCAAGTCCACGAATATCACTGCAATGATTGTGACAATAATTATCGGAAGCAGTGCCCAAGCCAAGCTGCCTATCGTTTCCAACCCTTTGTTAGCAACTAGTATACATACAGTGAGGAAGATAACGTAAATGACGAGTGTTGGAGAATTCGGGAAATAAAGATAGTTGATTTCTTCCATGACATTACGCATGTCAGTAAACATGGCGATGAAACCACAGATGAATAGCAATAAGGCAAGCAAGGTTCCTGCCTTCTTTCCAATCAGATGGAAGATGAGCTCAATCAAATTATATTTTTTATATTTTTTAAGAAGGTGCATGAGAATCAGGAACGGACCTAATAGAAAGAGGAAGGAGATGATCGGAACGATCCATATGGCATTCTGAGCTTGATCAGCGAAGAGAGCTGGCGTGGTATCACCACCTTTTAGGCCAATTATCATGAAAATCATCGCTGTAAGCTCACGAATCCGTAATGGTTTTTTATTGAGCTCCATCATGGTATCCTCCTTTCATTGTTTATCCCAGTCTTTCGGATTCAGGAATCCAGGTCTCCATTTTTCTTTTTTTAGTATCATGCGGAAGAACGTGTCCCTTGGTGATCGGTTTGATGGGGTAGCAGGTGAGAAATAGCTGACACCAAAGGAATTGATGGAAACGACATACGCTACCCAAAGCAATATTGCTCCTAAAAGGCTAAGCAGTCCATACATACTGGCAGCAACAATGAAAAGAAAGCGGGAAATTCGCAATGTATGATTGATACTGTAGTTAGCGGCGGCAAACGAGGACAATCCGCTTAAAGCCACGATGATAACGACTATAGGACTGACAATATTTGCTTCTACTGCCGCTTGACCGAGAATCAATGCTCCAACAATTCCGATAGTTGGTCCGAGCGGGGAAGGGATGCGAATCCCTGCTTCCCTGATTAATTCAAACGCTACTTCCATTAACAGGATTTCGAATACAATTGGCAGCGGAACTCGTTCTCTGCTTGCTGCTATAGCTAGCAGCAAATCAATCGGGATAAGCTGGCTGTGATAATTCGTAATAGCTACATAACTTGCAGAAACAAATAATGTAATGAAATATGCGATAGCGCGTACTAGTCGGCTAAAGTTTCCAAAAGCCCATCTCAAATACCTATCCTCTGGTGAATGGAAGAAAGACCAGATAGTGATAGGGGCGATCAGACAAGAGGAAGAATTCTCCATAATAATTGCCACATAGCCTTCCATAATATAGTTACCTGCATTGTCTGGACGTTCTGTATATAGCATCGTAGGAAACAGGGAGGCGGGTCTTTCCTCGAGAAACTGCTCTAATATCTCAATATTTCGGATATTGCCGGCTGTAATCTTCTTGATACGCTGTTTGACATTCTCAAGTATTTCCTCGTTAACTAGATCACGTGCATAAACTAAAGATACAGGCATTTCGGGTCTTGTACCGACGCTGATATTTTCGATAATCAGATCTTTGGAAGGTATCTGCTTTCGAAAGATAGATATGTTCACTGGCAAAGACTCCGTAAAGGATTCTTTTGGTCCCTTAATGGTCTTCTCATTCTCAGGCTTTTCCACGGGGCGGTGTTTAAAGTCATCGATTTTTGCTTTGAATGCTTCGCTCATTCCTTCTTTGAAAATGATGACGCAGCCCGTGCTAAGGCCTTTCTCCACTTCATCCATATTCTTCACAGAACTTAGACTGGATAATGTAACGATCCGTGGCACCGGAATATCCCTTTTTGTTTCAAGCAAAGGTGTCACGATATGCTCGTTTAACTGTTTCGTATCAATAATTGTGGAATAGTAGAATAGGTGGTATCTCCCAGTTGATCCTCGAAGTTCCTTAGAGTTGAAATCAAAGTTAGTTCCATATAAATATTGTTCTTCAAGATAGGTCACATTCTCTTTCAAGCTTCTGGATATCTTAGTGGTTTTCCGCTTCTCCACTGCTTCTGTCTTCTTTTTCTGCCAAGGAAACATCACCGATCACCTCTCTCTCGTTCTGTTAGTGTGTCTAGTTAGCGATGATTTTATGAACAGATAACACTATTTGAACCTACCTTTCGATAATAGATACAGAATGGGTTGTGAAATTGTGACACCAACCGCTTTTATCTAGTACAAGGCTGCATAAAGTAACATATAGCAGTCAAAAAAAGAAAGGGAGATGGTCGAATGGTGAAAATCTATGTAGATCCAGGTCATGGAGGGTCAGATCCGGGAGCAACAGCAAATGGAATCCAGGAGAAAAATATCGTGTTGGCAATTGGGACATCAATTCGTAATATCCTAGAGCTGGAGTATGAAAATGCAGAGGTTCGTATGTCTCGCACCGGGGATACGTTCCCGTCCCTTACCCAGCGTACGAATGATGCAAATGCATGGGGAGCTGATTTCTTCCTCAGTATTCATGTCAATGCTGGCGGAGGGACAGGATATGAGGATTTCATCTATTCCACTCTTTCGGACAGCTCTGAAACTGGCGTAATGCGGGCACGAATTCATGAGGAAGTAATGAAGCTGAATGGAATGGCGGATCGCGGCAGGAAAAAGGCGAACTTCCATGTACTTCGGGAAACAAATATGCCTGCTGTCCTGACAGAAAATGGCTTTATTGATAATAGTGCTGATGCGGCGAAGATGAAATCGAATTCTTGGATTCAGAATGTAGCGAGAGGACATGTCAATGGCTTGGAAAAAGCACTTGGTCTAACGAAGAAGGCAGATTCTGGTTCCACTTTCTTAATCCGAGTAAAGGTAGCATCGCTATACTACTATGATGCACCGGATTGGAATGCACGCGCAGGTACAGTGAGCCAAGGGGAAGTGTTCACCGTAGTGGAGACACTGACAGTCGATGGCTCCACGATGTATAAGCTGAAGAGCGGGAACTATATTACAGCGAATCCTCAATATGTAGAACTTGTCTAAAACAAAAATGGCTGCCGATTTGGCAGCCATTTTGTGTTAGAAATTTAGGGGAAATCTTGAATTAAGTGTAGCACGAAATTTGCCGAAATTGGGTGCTGATCTTACTTTCCCAAGTTCCCCTCCTATCCTGTCAGTTTATCTGACAAAAGGACAGGCTCTTTCTTAGTGACGGTCATAATTCTCTTTTAGTTTACCAGCAGTATCTTGAAGATTTCCTTTTGCTTTGTCTTTCTTGCCGTCTGCTTGCATGCCTTTATCATTTTTTGCGTTACCGATTTGATTTTTTGCTTCACCTTTTGTTTTTGATACGGCACCTTTTACTTTGTCGCTTAGACTTTGTTTGTTTTCAGCCATTTGTAATCCACTCCTTTTTGAAAATTGCTATATTATGCTCTTCCCGCTATAAAAACTTATAAACTTTTTAAAAAGGATGTTTATTTGTTGTACAGATGGGTATAGTGATATCAGGTATCCCCCATACCACTAATCTGCTAAGTGTAAGTAAAAGGTCTGCTCTTTGAAAGAGCGGACCTTTTTATATTTGTCATTCTTTATGGTGGAGATAACAGCAGCAAATGTGAAATTGTCTCTATCTATATAAAGAGTCTTAACGAAGCGGGTGCTCGTTTTTATGATTTCGCTTTGACTGGTAAGGAAAACAATGTACAATGGAAATAACCTACTTGATTTGCTGATGCAGACAGAGGCTTTTTTATTCGTGTTAATTGTAAACGCTTACAAATTATAGGGAAGGATGTCGAATCATGAAAATGTTAGCACCTCTCAGTGGAAAGCACAATGTAACGGATTTTGAAGCACTACGTCAGTCGTTTGAATGGAGTCAGATGGAGCAGGATTTCTCCTG
Coding sequences within it:
- a CDS encoding Ger(x)C family spore germination protein — protein: MKKLLILMLLIQTAVLLSGCFDRKELEEQAYVISIGVDKTESEDVFRFTFEIANPEVGSTVSGPSTPEPPQEVVSVLGTDFLSATNTANVSVAKEISLDQVRVVIVSEKLARSKKFIHLMQTAPSIIDLKLNAQLVISKEKAEKFIRTTKPKLESRPHKYFQYMLDRAKETGVIPDAPLVRFFQITEGDADLFIAPFATTKKDPKEEYGAEDNYKAGEANIKGGNATQFIGSAVFKEGQMIDTLTGEETRFSLMLDTTLPQQDIIASYTDPLSPGFDLSARVQADKVKVKIDYKPTGKTNIDVYVSLHMNIFAVPSTRNYMINSKNRDILHDSLQKQLQEEGEKFIKKTQEKYKLEPFYWSLHIRNKFLTIKDYEKADWSNKIYPNANVRLHVKVRSLEFGKLLRESDLRKVRD
- a CDS encoding GerAB/ArcD/ProY family transporter; protein product: MMELNKKPLRIRELTAMIFMIIGLKGGDTTPALFADQAQNAIWIVPIISFLFLLGPFLILMHLLKKYKKYNLIELIFHLIGKKAGTLLALLLFICGFIAMFTDMRNVMEEINYLYFPNSPTLVIYVIFLTVCILVANKGLETIGSLAWALLPIIIVTIIAVIFVDLKEAVLVRIFPLFGGGVGTVIFEGISKSAAFLEIFLITIAYQSFHQTKYFHSGIYLGGSLSFMLIVSFYAVYTMLFDYNSINNIAFLYQEATEIVALGHFFTNISTLFMVGWMFSNFLRFIIFLYLICWIFGAIFEIKRFEGLLLPIGFIAMILSLIPPSFVVNEMFFREKSLQIMTPLFFLFPFLLWAASYWKDRKT
- a CDS encoding spore germination protein, whose protein sequence is MFPWQKKKTEAVEKRKTTKISRSLKENVTYLEEQYLYGTNFDFNSKELRGSTGRYHLFYYSTIIDTKQLNEHIVTPLLETKRDIPVPRIVTLSSLSSVKNMDEVEKGLSTGCVIIFKEGMSEAFKAKIDDFKHRPVEKPENEKTIKGPKESFTESLPVNISIFRKQIPSKDLIIENISVGTRPEMPVSLVYARDLVNEEILENVKQRIKKITAGNIRNIEILEQFLEERPASLFPTMLYTERPDNAGNYIMEGYVAIIMENSSSCLIAPITIWSFFHSPEDRYLRWAFGNFSRLVRAIAYFITLFVSASYVAITNYHSQLIPIDLLLAIAASRERVPLPIVFEILLMEVAFELIREAGIRIPSPLGPTIGIVGALILGQAAVEANIVSPIVVIIVALSGLSSFAAANYSINHTLRISRFLFIVAASMYGLLSLLGAILLWVAYVVSINSFGVSYFSPATPSNRSPRDTFFRMILKKEKWRPGFLNPKDWDKQ
- a CDS encoding N-acetylmuramoyl-L-alanine amidase yields the protein MVKIYVDPGHGGSDPGATANGIQEKNIVLAIGTSIRNILELEYENAEVRMSRTGDTFPSLTQRTNDANAWGADFFLSIHVNAGGGTGYEDFIYSTLSDSSETGVMRARIHEEVMKLNGMADRGRKKANFHVLRETNMPAVLTENGFIDNSADAAKMKSNSWIQNVARGHVNGLEKALGLTKKADSGSTFLIRVKVASLYYYDAPDWNARAGTVSQGEVFTVVETLTVDGSTMYKLKSGNYITANPQYVELV
- a CDS encoding CsbD family protein, which encodes MAENKQSLSDKVKGAVSKTKGEAKNQIGNAKNDKGMQADGKKDKAKGNLQDTAGKLKENYDRH